One Brassica napus cultivar Da-Ae chromosome C2, Da-Ae, whole genome shotgun sequence DNA window includes the following coding sequences:
- the LOC106427338 gene encoding ruvB-like protein 1, with amino-acid sequence MEKVKIEEIQSTAKKQRIATHTHIKGLGLEPTGIPIPLAAGFVGQLEAREAAGLVVDMIKQKKMAGKALLLAGPPGTGKTALALGISQELGSKVPFCPMVGSEVYSSEVKKTEVLMENFRRAIGLRIKETKDVYEGEVTELSPEETESLTGGYGKSISHVIIGLKTVKGTKQLKLDPTIYDALIKEKVAVGDVIYIEANSGAVKRVGRSDAFATEFDLEAEEYVPLPKGEVHKKKEIVQDVTLQDLDAANARPQGGQDILSLMGQMMKPRKTEITDKLRQEINKVVNRYIDEGVAELVPGVLFIDEVHMLDMECFSYLNRALESSLSPIVIFATNRGVCNVRGTDMPSPHGVPIDLLDRLVIIRTQIYNPSEMIQIIAIRAQVEELTVDEECLVLLGDIGQRTSLRHAVQLLSPASIVAKMNGRDNICKADIEEVTSLYLDAKSSAKLLHEQQEKYIS; translated from the exons ATGGAGAAAGTAAAGATTGAAGAAATACAGTCCACCGCCAAGAAACAGCGGATTGCTACTCACACTCATATCAAAGGGCTTGGCCTCGAG CCAACCGGGATTCCTATACCATTGGCGGCTGGATTCGTGGGTCAACTCGAGGCTAGAGAGGCAGCTGGTCTCGTAGTCGACATGATCAAACAGAAGAAAATGGCTGGCAAGGCTCTTTTGCTCGCTGGACCTCCCGGAACAGGGAAAACAGCTTTGGCTCTTGGAATCTCACAAGAGCTGGGAAGTAAG gttCCTTTCTGTCCAATGGTTGGATCCGAAGTTTACTCATCGGAGGTTAAGAAAACTGAGGTTCTCATGGAGAATTTTAGACGTGCCATTGGTCTACGTATCAAGGAAACCAAAGACGTCTACGAAGGAGAG GTAACGGAGCTGTCCCCAGAAGAAACTGAAAGTCTTACCGGAGGTTATGGCAAAAGCATCAGTCATGTTATCATTGGACTCAAGACAGTCAAAGGAACCAAACAGTTGAAGTTGGATCCCACTATCTACGATGCCTTGATCAAGGAAAAG GTAGCTGTGGGTGATGTTATATACATTGAAGCAAACAGTGGAGCTGTCAAGCGGGTGGGTAGAAGTGATGCTTTCGCCACTGAGTTCGATCTGGAAGCAGAAGAATATGTTCCACTCCCCAAGGGAGAGGTTCACAAAAAGAAAGAGATCGTGCAG GATGTGACGCTTCAAGATCTGGATGCAGCAAATGCTCGACCACAAGGTGGGCAGGATATACTTTCTTTGATGGGGCAGATGATGAAACCTCGAAAGACAGAGATCACTGATAAGCTGCGGCAAGAAATTAACAAG GTCGTGAACCGTTATATAGATGAAGGTGTTGCAGAGCTTGTTCCTGGAGTTCTATTTATCGATGAG GTTCATATGCTTGATATGGAGTGCTTTTCTTACTTAAACCGTGCTCTGGAGAGCTCCTTATCTCCAATAGTGATATTTGCAACAAATAGAGGAGTCTGCAACGTTAG AGGGACTGATATGCCCAGTCCCCATGGAGTCCCTATTGACTTGTTGGATCGGTTGGTCATTATCAGGACTCAAATCTATAATCCCTCTGAGATGATACAG ATTATAGCCATTCGTGCGCAAGTAGAAGAGCTAACGGTGGATGAAGAATGCTTGGTCCTACTTGGGGACATTGGGCAAAGAACATCGCTGAG GCACGCGGTTCAGCTTTTGTCTCCTGCCAGCATCGTGGCTAAAATGAATGGACGTGACAATATCTGCAAG GCTGATATAGAGGAAGTAACATCACTCTACCTTGATGCCAAATCTTCAGCGAAGCTTTTGCACGAGCAACAAGAAAAATACATCTCATGA
- the LOC111203002 gene encoding uncharacterized protein LOC111203002, whose amino-acid sequence MVVIPVTLKGANYLHWARLAKTALGGRELWEIVEEGRPQKKTILGEDGKEVVLADDGAKKKCQEDQLVLSILQHSLDPSLQEGYSYCETSKELWDTLQNVYGNNSKINRVFEVKRAINTLIQEDNDFDKHFGKFRSLWAELDMLRPATIDPDVFNQRREQDKVFALLLTLHPSYGDLIKHILRNKELPSLDEVCSEIHKEQGSVGLFGGGKKDLVLANQADGAANKSSYKAEDKKVWICDHCKKKGHGKDKCWILHPHLKPQKFRTGCNDAKANFSGDIGEPSIQGSMRLTNEACENKGGASRSGSALRNTQDETIRRSDIEALIKILTDNSDSGASHHMISDLKLIKNIVPALGNVTIANGERVPIKGVGDLRLFNKDSKALYMPSFTSNLLSVKRATNDLNCSVTFTPNDVYFQDIETSRLLGKGVTKGDLYLLENTKLAADLSHALNSISDFPQDENKEISWRIEAPGQCLLAILLTKRATNALFQRLGES is encoded by the exons ATGGTGGTGATTCCAGTTACTCTTAAAGGAGCTAACTATCTACATTGGGCAAGGCTTGCTAAGACAGCTCTTGGAGGCAGAGAGctttgggagattgttgaagaaggcaGACCACAAAAGAAGACtatcctaggagaggatggcaaagagGTTGTTCTTGCTGATGATGGCGCCAAGAAGAAATGTCAAGAGGACCAGTTGGTGTTGTCCATTCTTCAGCACAGTCTTGACCCCTCACTTCAGGAAGGTTACTCCTAttgtgaaacttccaaggagctaTGGGATACACTTCAGAATGTGTATGGAAACAATTCAAAAATCAATAGAGTCTTTGAAGTCAAGAGAGCTATCAATACTCTTATTCAAGAGGACAatgattttgataaacattttggGAAGTTCAGATCCTTGTGGGCTGAACTTGATATGCTCAGGCCAGCAACTATTGATCCTGATGTGTTTAATcaaaggagagagcaagacaaggtctttgcttTGCTGCTTACCCTCCATCCAAGCTATGGTGACCTCATCAAGCACATCCTAAGGAATAAGGAGCTACCTTCTCTAGATGAGGTATGCTCTGAGATTCACAAGGAGCAAGGCTCAGTTGGTCTCTTTGGAGGAGGAAAGAAAGATTTGGTgcttgcaaaccaagctgatGGAGCAGCAAACAAAAGCTCTTACAAAGCTGAAGACAAGAAGGTGTGgatttgtgatcattgcaagaagaaagGCCATGGaaaggacaagtgctggatacttcatccccatctcaagccacAGAAGTTCAGGACAGGTTGCAATGATGCCAAAGCAAACTTCTCTGGTGATATTGGTGAGCCATCTATACAAGGCAGCATGCGCCTAACCAATGAAGCTTGTGAGAACAAAGGAGGAGCTTCCAGGAGTGGCTCAGCCTTAAGGAACACTCAAGATGAGACCATCAGGAGATCTGATATTGAGGCTCTCATCAAAATCCTTACGGATAACTCTG ATTCAGGAGCTAgtcaccacatgatcagtgatttaaaattgattaaaaacattgtccCTGCCTTAGGAAATGTTACAATAGCTAATGGTGAAAGAGTACCAATTAAAGGAGTAGGTGATCTTAGGTTGTTTAACAAAGATTCTAAAGCTTTATATATGCCTAGCTTCACCTCAAACTTGTTATCAGTTAAAAGAGCTACTAATGACTTGAATTGCAGTGTTACTTTCACTCCTaatgatgtctactttcaggatattgaaactAGTAgattgcttggcaaaggtgtcaccaagggagacttgtacttGCTTGAAAATACTAAGCTTGCTGCCGATTTATCCCATGCTTTAAATTCCATTTCTGATTTCCCTCAAGAt gagaacaaagagataagctGGCGCATAGAAGCACCAGGGCAGTGTTTATTGGCTATTCTCCTCACCAAAAGGGCTACAAATGCTTTGTTCCAGAGACTAGGAGAGTCTTGA
- the LOC106427276 gene encoding vesicle-associated membrane protein 714, producing the protein MAIIYAVVARGTVVLAEFSAVTGNAGAVVRRILEKLSPETADERLCFSQDRYIFHILRSDGLTFLCMANDTFGRRIPFSYLEEIHMRFMKNYGRVAHHAPAYAMNDEFSRVLHQQMEFFSSNPSVDTLNRVRGEVSEIRSVMVDNIEKIMERGDRIELLVDKTATMQDSAFHFRKQSKRLRRALWMKNAKLLVMLTCVIVLVLYIIIASFCGGITLPSCRS; encoded by the exons ATGGCGATCATCTACGCGGTTGTGGCGAGGGGCACGGTGGTACTAGCGGAATTCAGCGCCGTCACGGGGAACGCGGGCGCCGTGGTGCGGCGGATCCTCGAGAAACTGTCGCCGGAAACCGCCGACGAAAGACTCTGTTTCTCCCAAGACCGTTACATCTTCCATATCCTCAGATCCGATGGGCTTACCTTCCTCTGTATGGCCAACGATACCTTCGGAA GGAGGATACCGTTTTCGTATTTGGAAGAGATTCATATGAGGTTCATGAAGAACTACGGGAGAGTGGCGCATCATGCTCCAGCTTACGCGATGAACGATGAGTTCTCGAGGGTTTTGCATCAGCAGATGGAGTTcttctctagcaatcctagtgTTGATACTCTCAATCGTGTCCGAGGAGAAGTCAGTGAG ATTCGATCGGTGATGGTAGATAACATTGAGAAGATAATGGAGAGAGGTGATAGGATTGAGCTTCTTGTTGATAAAACAGCAACTATGCAAGATAGTGCGTTTCACTTTAGGAAACAGTCTAAGCGCTTACGCAGAGCTCTTTGGATGAAAAACGCTAAGCTCTT GGTAATGTTGACGTGCGTGATAGTTCTTGTGCTGTACATAATAATTGCGTCTTTCTGTGGAGGCATCACTTTACCTTCCTGTAGATCTTAA
- the LOC106427313 gene encoding NAC domain-containing protein 90 has product MAEELTIGFRFYPTEDELIAFYLRNQLEGRSDDSMHRVIPVLDVFEVEPSHLPNVAGERCRGDAEQWFFFVPRQEREARGGRPNRTTDSGYWKATGSPGPVISKDNRMIGVKKTMVFYTGKAPTGRKTKWKMNEYKAVDETVNFSTIPKLRHEFSLCRVYITSGSSRAFDRRPVGSLQTEKLLTSDVGVAETSFRVGSSPETSMSGGEHVDLSVNTEMVDGLTEPMWEWEQLNWS; this is encoded by the exons ATGGCGGAGGAGCTCACCATTGGGTTTCGCTTCTATCCCACGGAAGATGAACTGATTGCGTTCTACCTACGAAACCAGCTCGAAGGAAGGAGTGATGACTCAATGCACCGTGTCATACCAGTCCTAGACGTCTTTGAGGTCGAGCCTAGTCATCTTCCAA ATGTTGCGGGAGAGAGATGTCGAGGAGATGCTGAGCAATGGTTCTTCTTCGTGCCAAGACAAGAACGCGAAGCAAGAGGAGGCAGACCAAACAGAACCACTGATTCAGGGTACTGGAAAGCGACTGGATCACCTGGTCCAGTCATTTCCAAAGATAACCGAATGATTGGAGTCAAGAAAACTATGGTTTTCTACACTGGAAAAGCACCAACcggaagaaaaacaaaatggaAGATGAATGAGTACAAAGCCGTTGACGAAACAGTCAACTTCTCCACAATCCCTAAG TTGAGACATGAATTCAGTTTATGTCGGGTCTACATAACATCAGGAAGCTCAAGAGCTTTTGATAGACGCCCAGTGGGAAGTTTACAGACAGAGAAACTGCTTACAAGTGATGTTGGAGTTGCTGAGACATCATTTCGTGTGGGAAGCTCACCAGAAACTTCCATGTCAGGAGGAGAACATGTTGATCTCTCTGTGAACACAGAGATGGTTGATGGTTTAACTGAACCAATGTGGGAATGGGAACAGCTGAATTGGTCTTGA
- the LOC106427339 gene encoding bifunctional nitrilase/nitrile hydratase NIT4 yields MSTHQQDMSLVTSTPINNGNQIFPEIEMSGDSSSIVRATVVQACTIFYDTPATLDKAERLLAEAADNGSQLVVFPEAFIGGYPRGSSFELAIGARTAKGRDDFRKYLASAIDVPGPEVERMAEMARKYKVFLVMGVIEREGYTLYCSVLFFDSQGQFLGKHRKLMPTALERCIWGFGDGSTIPVFDTPIGKIGAAICWENRMPSLRTAMYAKGIEIYCAPTADARETWLASMTHIALEGGCFVLSANQFCRRKDYPPPPEYTFSGSEESLTPDSVVCAGGSSIISPLGIVLAGPNYEGEALISADLDLGDIARAKFDFDVVGHYSRPEVFSLNIKEHPRKAASFTSKVTKDETVKM; encoded by the exons ATGTCCACTCACCAACAAGATATGTCTCTCGTCACGTCCACTCCGATCAACAACGGCAATCAAATCTTCCCAGAGATCGAGATGTCCGGCGACTCCTCCTCCATCGTACGAGCAACCGTCGTCCAGGCATGCACCATCTTCTACGATACTCCCGCCACGCTAG ACAAGGCTGAGAGGTTACTTGCCGAGGCGGCGGATAACGGGTCACAGCTCGTGGTGTTCCCGGAGGCGTTCATCGGCGGATATCCTCGCGGCTCCAGCTTCGAGTTGGCCATCGGTGCTCGGACGGCTAAAGGAAGAGACGACTTTCGCAAGTATCTTGCTTCTGCTATTGATGTTCCCG GCCCTGAAGTGGAACGTATGGCGGAGATGGCTAGGAAGTACAAAGTGTTCTTGGTTATGGGTGTGATTGAGAGGGAAGGTTATACGTTATACTGCTCTGTCCTTTTCTTTGACTCACAAGGTCAGTTCTTGGGTAAGCACCGGAAACTCATGCCTACGGCTCTTGAACGTTGCATTTGGGGGTTCGGAGATGGATCAACCATCCCTGTTTTCGATACTCCGATTGGGAAAATCGGTGCTGCTATTTGTTGGGAGAATAGGATGCCGTCTTTAAGAACCGCTATGTATGCCAAAG GCATTGAGATATATTGTGCACCTACTGCTGATGCTAGAGAAACTTGGCTAGCGTCAATGACTCACATCGCTCTTGAAGGAGGCTGTTTTGTTTTGTCAGCTAACCAGTTCTGTCGCCGTAAAGACTATCCTCCACCACCGGAATACACGTTTTCCGGTTCAGAAGAGAGCCTCACACCGGACTCTGTTGTCTGTGCCGGTGGAAGCTCTATCATTTCGCCTTTGGGGATTGTTCTAGCTGGACCAAACTATGAAGGAGAGGCTCTTATCTCAGCTGATCTag ATCTTGGGGACATAGCACGAGCTAAGTTTGACTTTGATGTGGTCGGTCATTACTCGAGGCCTGAAGTTTTTAGCTTGAACATAAAGGAGCATCCGAGGAAAGCGGCCAGCTTCACGTCCAAGGTAACCAAAGATGAGACCGTCAAAATGTGA
- the LOC106427285 gene encoding mitochondrial fission protein ELM1, giving the protein MRPILLPDPPSLSTGVPEIFEQGGPQNVVRRAVVIGNGFPGSENQSIGLARALGLAENHLLYRVTRPKGGIHEWLHWLPVGFHKYLDFILRHLYLYSRLMLRSKQTKYISSENSGNVGLSSILEADVNKIVTMARETYEKDGPLVVIACGRDTVSIASSIRRLASENVFVVQIQHPRSHLNRFDMVITPRHDYYPLTPEAQEQVPRFMRSWITPREPPQGHVVLTTGALHGIDYATLRKSASAWHDEFAALPKPLVVVNIGWPRRNCRYGADLAKQLTDALLSVLGSCGSVRIALSYKTPEKVSRVIFKELGDNPKVYIWSGQEPNPYMGHLAWGDAFVVTADSVSLISEACSTGKPVYVIGGDHCKWKIADFHKSLRERGVVRPFTGFEDMSESWSYPPLSDTAEAAMRVRSALAARGWSLRS; this is encoded by the exons ATGAGGCCAATCCTATTGCCGGATCCACCCAGTCTATCCACCGGCGTACCCGAGATTTTCGAACAAGGCGGACCTCAGAACGTCGTCAGACGCGCCGTCGTCATCGGAAACGGTTTCCCCGGCTCCGAGAACCAGTCCATCGGTCTCGCTCGTGCCCTCGGCTTGGCCGAAAACCACCTACTCTAC AGAGTTACAAGGCCTAAAGGAGGGATACATGAGTGGCTACACTGGCTCCCTGTTGGTTTCCACAAGTATTTGGACTTCATCCTCAGGCATCTTTACCTCTACTCCAGATTGATGCTCAGGTCCAAACAAACTAAATACATATCCTCGGAGAATAGTGGCAATGTAGGCTTGTCTTCTATTCTCGAGGCTGACGTGAACAAGATTGTGACCATGGCTCGCGAGACCTATGAAAA GGATGGCCCGTTGGTGGTGATTGCGTGTGGGAGAGATACTGTTTCTATCGCTAGCTCCATTAGGCGTCTGGCTTCTGAAAACGTCTTCGTTGTTCAG ATACAACATCCTAGATCACACCTAAATAGGTTTGACATGGTGATAACCCCTCGTCACGACTATTATCCTCTAACCCCTGAAGCGCAAGAGCAAGTTCCTAGATTTATGCGTAGTTGGATAACTCCTCGTGAGCCACCTCAGGGTCATGTT GTCTTGACAACTGGAGCTCTACACGGGATCGATTATGCCACACTCCGTAAATCAGCTAGTGCCTGGCATGATGAGTTTGCTGCTCTTCCAAAGCCCTTAGTTGTGGTTAACATTGGCTGGCCTAGAC GTAACTGTCGTTATGGAGCAGACCTCGCAAAGCAGCTAACAGACGCCCTTCTTAGTGTCCTTGGTAGCTGCGGAAGTGTCAGAATTGCTCTCTCCTACAAAACCCCTGAAAAG GTTTCAAGAGTAATTTTCAAAGAATTAGGAGATAACCCAAAAGTCTACATCTGGAGTGGCCAAG AACCAAATCCTTACATGGGACATTTAGCTTGGGGTGATGCCTTTGTAGTGACAGCAGATTCTGTCAGTCTCATAAGCGAAGCCTGCAGCACCGG GAAACCAGTGTACGTTATTGGAGGCGATCACTGTAAATGGAAGATTGCAGATTTCCACAAGTCTTTGAGGGAGCGAGGAGTTGTCCGCCCATTTACGGGTTTCGAAGAC ATGTCGGAAAGTTGGAGTTATCCGCCATTGAGTGACACAGCAGAGGCAGCTATGAGAGTACGGAGTGCATTAGCTGCACGTGGATGGAGTCTACGCTCTTGA